A single genomic interval of Cucumis sativus cultivar 9930 chromosome 7, Cucumber_9930_V3, whole genome shotgun sequence harbors:
- the LOC101203951 gene encoding pentatricopeptide repeat-containing protein At2g21090, producing the protein MPSFSSQAFKTPASFGPKSKQRPDSTSLCIAQSLLDLSSQGRLPEALSYLDRLAQRGVRLPTGIFVDLLRLCAKAKYFKGGKCVHLHLKHTGFKRPTTIVANHLIGMYFECGRDVEARKVFDKMSVRNLYSWNHMLAGYAKLGDVNNARKLFDRMMEKDVVSWNTIVLAYAKQGCFNEAIGLYRDFRRLDMGFNAFSFAGVLILCVKLKELQLAKQVHGQVLVAGFLSNLVLSSSIVDAYAKCGEMRCARTLFDEMLVKDIHAWTTIVSGYAKWGDMNSASELFHQMPEKNPVSWSALISGYARNSLGHEALDYFTKMMKFGINPEQYTFSSCLCACASIAALKHGKQVHGYLIRTYFRCNTIVVSSLIDMYSKCGMLEASCCVFHLMGNKQDVVVWNTMISALAQNGHGEKAMQMFNDMVESGLKPDRITFIVILSACSHSGLVQEGLRFFKAMTYDHGVFPDQEHYSCLIDLLGRAGCFVELVNELENMSCKPDDRVWSALLGVCRIHNNIELGRKVAERVIELKPQSSAAYVSLASLYAFLGKWESVEKVRELMDEKFIRKERGISWIDVGNKTHSFIASDRLHPLKEEIYLLLEQLARHTEEDFLTI; encoded by the coding sequence ATGCCATCTTTCTCTTCCCAAGCCTTCAAAACACCCGCTTCGTTTGGCCCCAAGTCTAAGCAACGTCCGGATTCAACTAGCCTCTGTATTGCTCAGTCCCTTCTAGACCTCTCTTCTCAAGGTCGCCTCCCGGAAGCCCTTTCCTATCTCGACCGATTGGCCCAAAGAGGCGTACGCTTACCCACTGGCATTTTCGTCGACCTCTTGCGACTCTGTGCCAAAGCCAAGTACTTCAAAGGAGGTAAATGCGTTCATCTGCATTTGAAACACACGGGTTTCAAACGCCCTACCACTATCGTAGCCAACCATTTGATTGGTATGTACTTTGAATGTGGCAGAGACGTAGAGGCACGTAaggtgtttgataaaatgtctGTTAGGAATTTGTACTCTTGGAACCATATGCTTGCTGGGTATGCTAAGTTGGGAGATGTAAATAATGCTAGGAAGTTGTTCGATAGAATGATGGAGAAGGATGTTGTTTCGTGGAATACTATAGTTCTTGCTTATGCTAAGCAGGGGTGTTTCAATGAAGCTATTGGATTATATAGAGATTTCAGAAGACTCGATATGGGGTTTAATGCGTTTAGTTTTGCTGGTGTTTTGATTCTTTGTGTGAAGCTTAAGGAATTGCAGCTTGCGAAGCAGGTTCACGGGCAGGTATTAGTTGCTGGATTCTTGTCTAATTTAgtgctttcttcttctattgtTGATGCATATGCGAAATGTGGAGAGATGAGATGTGCAAGGACATTGTTTGACGAAATGCTCGTGAAAGATATCCATGCATGGACCACTATAGTGTCTGGATATGCGAAATGGGGTGATATGAATTCGGCTAGCGAGTTGTTTCACCAAATGCCTGAAAAGAATCCTGTGTCCTGGTCAGCTCTTATATCAGGCTATGCAAGAAACAGTTTGGGGCATGAGGCACTTGATTACTTtacaaaaatgatgaaatttggAATTAATCCTGAACAGTATACATTCAGTAGTTGTCTTTGCGCTTGTGCCAGCATTGCTGCACTAAAGCATGGGAAACAAGTACATGGCTATTTGATCAGAACTTACTTCAGATGCAACACGATAGTTGTCAGCTCTCTTATTGACATGTATTCAAAGTGTGGCATGTTAGAAGCTAGCTGCTGCGTTTTTCATCTTATGGGAAATAAGCAGGATGTTGTAGTGTGGAATACAATGATATCTGCCCTAGCTCAGAATGGTCATGGGGAAAAAGCAATGCAGATGTTCAATGACATGGTTGAATCAGGACTGAAGCCTGATAGGATCACCTTCATTGTGATACTTAGTGCATGTAGTCATTCAGGTCTCGTTCAAGAAGGACTTCGGTTTTTCAAGGCCATGACCTATGATCACGGTGTTTTCCCTGATCAAGAACATTATTCATGCTTAATTGACCTCTTGGGTCGAGCTGGATGCTTTGTCGAGTTGGTAAACGAGCTAGAGAATATGTCTTGTAAACCCGATGATCGAGTATGGAGTGCCTTACTCGGAGTGTGTAGGATACACAATAATATAGAGCTTGGAAGAAAAGTGGCTGAGCGTGTAATTGAGCTGAAGCCTCAATCTTCTGCAGCTTATGTGTCTCTGGCAAGTTTATATGCTTTTCTTGGGAAGTGGGAGTCAGTAGAAAAGGTGAGGGAACTAATGGACGAGAAATTTATAAGGAAAGAACGTGGAATTAGTTGGATTGACGTTGGAAATAAGACACATTCTTTCATTGCATCTGATAGATTACATCCATTGAAGGAAGAAATATACTTACTATTGGAGCAGTTAGCCAGACATACAGAAGAAGattttttaaccatttga